The DNA segment TGCCAGAAGCCGACCTGCAGCTGTTCGCTGCGGGCCTGGGCCAGCTGGCCGCTGTTCCACAGCCGGAATGCCAGCCATAGCAAATAGGCAATGCCCACGCCCTGGATCAGCCAGCGCAGCGCCGGGGCGGCCGTGACCATGGCGCCGATGCCGGCAGCGCACAACAGCAGCAACAGGCTCCAGCCGCAGGGTACGGCCAGCACAAAGCGCATGCTGCGACGCAGGCCGAGGTTGGCGGCCAGGGCGGTGGACAAGGTGGTGTTGGGGCCGGGGCTGAAGCTCATGGCCGAGGCCAGCACCAGCAGGGCGGTGAATTCGTGCAAAGGCATGGGAGACGGGTGCAATCCCTGCCACTGTAGGCGCGCTCGCCCCGCTTGCCTACGGCGCTATCCCTAGGGTGCAGCCTTGGGTGTGGGGGGCATGCGCTGCGGCAAAGCCAGAAAAGGTGCTGCTGAAGCGGCTGTCTGGGCTGGTTGTCCGGTCCCGTTCGCCCACATGGGCACCGGCGCTCATTGAAGCCACGGCGCAGTGGGCGTACCGCTGCGCTGGCTGTGTCGTGCTTTTCGGCACACTGCCGCAGAGGGGTTTTTTACAGCGCCAGGCGCTCGGCCGGCCATTCGCTGATGGTGCGCAGCAGCGTGCGGTTCACATGCTCGAGGTCGATGTCGTAGCGCGCGCACAGCTCACGCACCACCGGGCCGTCTTCCTTTTCCAGCGCCTTGGCCAGCAGCAGGCTGGGAGCGTAGGGGCCGTCTTCCTCCACCGCGGCTTCGTGGATGCGTTCGGACAGCGGCAGGCGCTGCAGCGTCTGGCTCAGCGGCTCGTCCAGCAGCTCATCGAGGCGCGAGAACAGGCCGCACAGATAGACCTCGCTGCGCAGCTCCTGGCTGACGCCAGGGTCCAGCAGGCGCTCGGTCAGCTGGGCACGCATCACGGTGGCGGCGCGTATGGGCTGCAGGTCCTTGTCGGCGCTGGCCTGGGTCAGCTGGTTGGCCAGCCACTGCTTGAGCTGGCTGTAGCCCAGCATCACAAAACCCATGCGCAGCGAGTCCACGCCCGAGCGCAGGGCCAGCGAGGCCGAGTTGGTGAACACCATGAAGCGGTAGGCCAGCATGGGGTCTTCGCTCAGGATCTGCTCGAAGGTTTCAAAGGATTCGTCCGCATCCACGGCCTTGAGCAGGCGCATCACATGGTCGTGGCTGGGTGCCAGTGCACGTTCGCCGCGCAGCTTGTGCTGCACGTCTTCCGAAGGCCAGCCCGCGATGGCGGCGGCGCGGTGCTGGTCCAGGCAGCGGTGCATGATGGCGCGGCTGTGCAGTTCTTCGTATATCTGACCGTCCAGCAGTGCCAGGTGCTCGGGTGCCGGAGCGCCGGGCGACAGCTGCATCAGCTGGATGGCGTCCTGCGGGGCCAGGCGCAGCATGCTGCTGGCGAACCAGCGGGCGCTGTCGGCGTCGGGCAGATCGTTGAGCGCGCCGCGCCATACCAGGCGTACACCGCGGGCCTGGGCACGCTGCACCAGGTCGTAGAGCGCAGAATCGGCCAGCCATTCGCCGCGCACTTCGATCAGTTGCTGCGCATCGCGTACGGTGTGCTGCAGCAGCAGACCCAGCAGGTGGCGCGACTGGGGCGACAGAATGAGCCGGGGCGCCGTGGGCGCCGCCATTTCCTGCAGCATGCGCAGGAAATGCGGGACATCGGGCTGGTCGTCGCCACCCTCGTGCATGAACAACTGCACACCCACCAGTTTGCGGGCGGCATTCCACAGGGGGCGGTAGCCCAGGGCCAAAGAGGTGAGCGCAGTCTGAACCATGCAGCGATATTAGGCCGAAGCCCGCCCCGTCAGTTGATGAAATTGAACAGCGACAGCTTCTGGATGGAAGCGTAGGACTGCATGGCGGCCGACACCGTCAGCTGCTGGTTTTGCAGCAGGGACAGCGCGGCAATGTATTCCGAATCGTTCATGTCTTCGGCGGCGGCGCGCTGGCCTTCCATCTGCTCGTTGCGGGCCAGCAGGGTTTTGCCGATGCGGTCGGACTGTTGCATCAGATCGCCGGCATAGCTGCGCACCGTCGAGACACGGTTCATGGCGGTGTCGATTTCGGCCTGCACCTTGGCCAGGCCATGGGCCAGTTCGCCGAAGGCGGTGGTGCCATCCATCTTGCCGCTGTTGCGGGAGGCGGCAATGGCGCTGTCCAGCACCGAGAACAGGTCGGTGCGTTCGCTTTGCTTGACGGTGAAACCGTCGCCGTTGGCCGGCACGCCGGTGATGGTCAGGTCCATGCCGCCCACGCGGATGGCGTCCCCCGACTTGTAGGCCAGGTTGGTCATGGGGTTGCCCGCCGTGTCATTGACCGGGTTGCCTGCGCTGTCGACCACGCTGTAGGTGGTCTTGCCGGTGGCGTCCACCGCAAACTGGATGGTCTGCGGGCCCACGAAGGCGGCGGCGGCCGAAGGGTCCTTGATGGTGCCGACATTGCTCCAGGCCTTGCCGGTGTTGGGGGTGTAGGTGGGCGGGGTGGTGGCCGGGGTCACTTCCACGCCCAGTTCCACGGCCAGCACGCCGTTGCCGGTGGAGCCGCTCATGAAGGCCAGGGCGCCGTCCAGGGTGCTGGCGATGCCGTAGTCGCTGCTCGACTGCTGGCCGGCCTGGCCGTCGTACTGGTACTTGCCGGAGATAACCTGCTCCTGGCTGTCCAGGCCGCGGAACAGGGGCAGGCCGTTGCTGTCCTTGCGGTTGGCGTAGCCCAGGATCTGGTTGCGCAGGCTTTCCATCTGCTGCACCAGGGCATCGCGTTCGGTCTGGGTGAAGCTGCCGTTGCCAGCCTGCACGGTCAGGTCGCGAAAGGCCTGCAGCGCGTCCACCATTTCGCCCAAGGTCGATTCGCCATAGGTGATGGTGGCTGTCTGCGCGTCCAGCGCGCGCTGGTCGGTGTC comes from the Comamonas terrigena NBRC 13299 genome and includes:
- a CDS encoding LysE family translocator → MPLHEFTALLVLASAMSFSPGPNTTLSTALAANLGLRRSMRFVLAVPCGWSLLLLLCAAGIGAMVTAAPALRWLIQGVGIAYLLWLAFRLWNSGQLAQARSEQLQVGFWQGVALQFVNIKAWLLALTIVAGWVAGQPDGLQRLAVVLPVMVCYAFASNLLYACIGALLRGWLAQGRRLLWFNRGMAALLVLTAAWMLRA
- a CDS encoding HDOD domain-containing protein is translated as MVQTALTSLALGYRPLWNAARKLVGVQLFMHEGGDDQPDVPHFLRMLQEMAAPTAPRLILSPQSRHLLGLLLQHTVRDAQQLIEVRGEWLADSALYDLVQRAQARGVRLVWRGALNDLPDADSARWFASSMLRLAPQDAIQLMQLSPGAPAPEHLALLDGQIYEELHSRAIMHRCLDQHRAAAIAGWPSEDVQHKLRGERALAPSHDHVMRLLKAVDADESFETFEQILSEDPMLAYRFMVFTNSASLALRSGVDSLRMGFVMLGYSQLKQWLANQLTQASADKDLQPIRAATVMRAQLTERLLDPGVSQELRSEVYLCGLFSRLDELLDEPLSQTLQRLPLSERIHEAAVEEDGPYAPSLLLAKALEKEDGPVVRELCARYDIDLEHVNRTLLRTISEWPAERLAL
- the flgL gene encoding flagellar hook-associated protein FlgL — its product is MANVNRYSTATMYANTVNMLSKQQKELADQIEHVSAKKKVLRASDDPVGAAQAERARTRLSRLDTDQRALDAQTATITYGESTLGEMVDALQAFRDLTVQAGNGSFTQTERDALVQQMESLRNQILGYANRKDSNGLPLFRGLDSQEQVISGKYQYDGQAGQQSSSDYGIASTLDGALAFMSGSTGNGVLAVELGVEVTPATTPPTYTPNTGKAWSNVGTIKDPSAAAAFVGPQTIQFAVDATGKTTYSVVDSAGNPVNDTAGNPMTNLAYKSGDAIRVGGMDLTITGVPANGDGFTVKQSERTDLFSVLDSAIAASRNSGKMDGTTAFGELAHGLAKVQAEIDTAMNRVSTVRSYAGDLMQQSDRIGKTLLARNEQMEGQRAAAEDMNDSEYIAALSLLQNQQLTVSAAMQSYASIQKLSLFNFIN